A stretch of the Macaca mulatta isolate MMU2019108-1 chromosome 16, T2T-MMU8v2.0, whole genome shotgun sequence genome encodes the following:
- the ZNF232 gene encoding zinc finger protein 232 isoform X4 → MEPPGPVRGPLQYSSWYEPSAELVQTRTAVSLTAAETLALQGTRGQEKIMMMEPKEEEESCEYETRLPGNHSTSQEIFRQRFRHLRYQETPGPREALSQLRVLCCEWLRPEKHTKEQILEFLVLEQFLTILPEELQSWVRGHHPKSGEEAVTVLEDLEKGLEPEPQVPGPAHGPAQEEPWEKKESLGAAQEALSIRLQTKETQPFPKSEDGPEPKDKGSLPPPPITEAESQVFSENLATDTSTFEATSEGALQLQQRNPKAETLRWSPAQGKSFRQMVVTHKEIPTGKKDHECSECGKTFIYNSHLVVHQRVHSGEKPYKCSDCGKTFKQSSNLGQHQRIHTGEKPFECNECGKAFRWGAHLVQHQRIHSGEKPYECNECGKAFSQSSYLSQHRRVHSGERPFICKECGKAYGWCSELIRHRRVHARKEPSH, encoded by the exons ATGGAACCTCCTGGTCCTGTGAG GGGGCCCTTGCAATATTCCAGCTGGTATGAGCCTTCTGCAGAGCTAGTCCAGACTAGAACGGCTGTATCACTAACAGCAGCTGAAACTCTGGCCCTTCAGGGTACACGGGGACAAGAGAAGATTATGATGATGGAaccaaaggaagaggaagagtctTGTGAGTATGAGACCAGGCTACCTGGGAACCACTCTACCAGTCAAGAGATCTTCCGCCAACGCTTCAGGCATCTCCGCTACCAGGAGACTCCTGGTCCCCGGGAGGCCTTGAGCCAGCTACGGGTACTCTGCTGTGAGTGGCTAAGGCCAGAGAAACACACGAAGGAGCAGATCCTGGAGTTCCTGGTGCTGGAACAATTCTTGACCATCCTGCCTGAGGAGCTCCAGTCGTGGGTGCGGGGACATCACCCTAAGAGTGGAGAGGAGGCTGTGACTGTGCTGGAGGATTTAGAGAAAGGACTTGAACCAGAGCCGCAG GTCCCAGGCCCTGCACATGGACCTGCACAGGAAGAGCCATGGGAGAAGAAGGAATCTCTGGGAGCAGCCCAGGAAGCACTGAGCATCCGGCTCCAGACTAAGGAGACCCAGCCTTTCCCAAAGAGTG AAGATGGCCCAGAGCCCAAGGACAAAGGATCATTGCCACCACCACCCATTACTGAAGCGGAATCACAGGTGTTCTCAGAAAATCTTGCTACTGACACCTCTACATTTGAAGCTACCTCTGAGGGTGCCTTACAACTGCAGCAGAGAAATCCCAAAGCGGAGACACTGAGGTGGTCCCCTGCCCAGGGGAAAAGTTTCAGGCAGATGGTTGTCACCCATAAGGAAATTCCCACAGGGAAGAAAGACCATGAATGTAGTGAATGTGGTAAAACCTTCATTTATAACTCACATCTTGTTGTCCACCAGAGAGTTCAttctggagagaaaccctataagTGTAGTGACTGTGGGAAAACTTTCAAACAGAGCTCAAACCTCGGTcagcatcagagaattcatacaggagagaaacccttCGAATGTAAcgaatgtgggaaggccttcagGTGGGGTGCTCATCTGGTTCAGCATCAGAGGATTCACTCAGGAGAGAAGCCCTATGAGTGTAATGAGTGTGGGAAGGCCTTTAGTCAAAGCTCGTATCTCAGTCAGCATCGGAGAGTTCACAGTGGAGAGAGACCTTTTAtatgtaaagaatgtgggaaagcttATGGATGGTGCTCAGAACTCATTAGACATCGGAGAGTTCATGCCAGAAAAGAGCCTTCCCATTGA
- the ZNF232 gene encoding zinc finger protein 232 isoform X1 has product MKERKSKMEISEEKKSARAASEKLQRQITQECELVETSNSEDRLLKHWVSPLKDAVRHLPSQERGIREMRIIPKKAIVGEIGHGCNEGEKILSAGESSHRYEVSGQNFKHKSGLTEHQKIHNINKTYECKECGKTFNRCSNLIIHQRIHPGNKPYVCNECGKDSNQSSNLIHQRINTGKKPYICHECGKDFNQSSNLVRHKQIHSGRNPYECKECGKAFKGSSNLVLHQRIHSVGKPYLCNKCGKAFSQSSHLVTHQRIHTGEKPLKCNECEKAFRQHSHLTEHPRLHSGEKPYECHKRGKTVSGRTAFLKHQRLHAGEKLEECEKTFSKDEELTEEQRLHQEEKAYWCKQCGRNFQGSSDLITHQVTHTREKPYECKECGKTFNRSSHLVRHHRIHSGEKPYVCTKCGKSFRGSSDLIKHHRVHTGEKPHECSECGKSFSQRSHLVTHQKIHTGEKPYQCTECRKAFRRRSLLIQHQRIHSAEKPYECKECGKLFMWRTAFLKHQRLHTAEKLECEKTFSKDEELRREQRTHQEEKAYWCKQCGRNFQGSSDLITHQVTHTGEKPYECKECGKTFNQSSDLLRHHRIHSGEKPYVCIKCGKSFRGSSDLIRHHRIHTGEKPYECPECGKVFSRNAHLIGHQRIHTREKPFECSNCGKAFNLSSDLIQHHRIHTGGKPYHECSECGKTFIYNSHLVVHQRVHSGEKPYKCSDCGKTFKQSSNLGQHQRIHTGEKPFECNECGKAFRWGAHLVQHQRIHSGEKPYECNECGKAFSQSSYLSQHRRVHSGERPFICKECGKAYGWCSELIRHRRVHARKEPSH; this is encoded by the exons ATGAAGGAACGAAAATCAAAGATGGaaatttctgaagaaaagaaGTCAGCGAGGGCTGCATCCGAAAAACTCCAAAGACAGATCACCCAGGAATGTGAGTTAGTTGAAACCAGTAATTCTGAGGACAGATTATTGAAGCACTGGGTAAGCCCTTTAAAGGATGCAGTGAGACATCTCCCTTCCCAAGAGAGAGGTATCAGGGAAATGCGTATTATCCCCAAGAAAGCCATTGTGGGAGAGATTGGCCATGGATgtaatgaaggagaaaaaatacTTTCTGCAGGAGAAAGCTCCCATAGATATGAGGTTAGTGGCCAAAACTTCAAACATAAGTCAGGATTAACTGAACATCAGAAAATTCATAATATAAATAAGacctatgaatgtaaggaatgtggaaaaACCTTCAACAGGTGTTCAAACCTGATAATACATCAGAGAATTCATCCTGGAAATAAACCATATGtgtgtaatgaatgtgggaaagaCTCTAATCAAAGTTCAAATCTTATACATCAGAGAATTAATACAGGAAAGAAACCTTATATATGTCATGAATGTGGAAAAGACTTCAATCAGAGCTCTAATCTGGTGAGACATAAGCAAATTCACAGTGGCAGGAATCCCTATGAGTGCAAAGAGTGTGGGAAGGCTTTTAAGGGAAGCTCAAACCTTGTCCTACACCAGAGAATCCACAGTGTGGGGAAGCCATATTTATGCAATaaatgtgggaaggccttcagTCAAAGTTCACACCTTGTCacacatcagagaattcacactggagagaaacccctCAAGTGTAATGAATGTGAAAAAGCCTTCAGGCAGCATTCTCACCTTACTGAACACCCGAGACTCCACagtggagagaaaccctatgaatgtcacAAACGTGGGAAGACCGTCAGTGGGCGCACAGCTTTCCTCAAACATCAGAGACTGCATGCTGGAGAGAAACTTGAAGAATGTGAGAAAACCTTCAGCAAGGATGAGGAGCTTACAGAAGAGCAGAGACTTCACCAGGAAGAAAAAGCTTATTGGTGCAAGCAGTGTGGTAGGAATTTCCAGGGCAGCTCAGACCTCATCACACATCAGGTAACTCATACAAGAGAGAAACCGtatgaatgtaaagaatgtgggaaaaCTTTCAATCGGAGCTCACACCTTGTGAGACATCACAGAATTCACAGTGGAGAAAAACCTTATGTATGCACCAAATGTGGGAAATCTTTCAGGGGTAGCTCAGATCTTATTAAACACCATCGtgttcatactggagagaaacctcaTGAATGTAGTGAATGTGGGAAATCCTTCAGCCAGAGATCACACCTTGTTACACACCAGAAAatccatactggagagaagccctatCAGTGCACTGAATGTAGGAAAGCTTTCAGGCGGCGTTCCCTCCTTATtcaacatcagagaattcacagtGCTGAGaagccctatgaatgtaaggaatgtgggaaactCTTCATGTGGCGCACGGCTTTCCTCAAACATCAGAGATTGCATACTGCAGAGAAACTTGAATGTGAGAAAACCTTTAGCAAGGATGAGGAGCTTAGGAGAGAGCAGAGAACTCACCAGGAAGAGAAAGCTTATTGGTGTAAGCAGTGTGGTAGGAATTTCCAGGGCAGCTCAGACCTCATCACACATCAGGTAactcatacaggagagaaaccctacgaatgtaaagaatgtgggaaaaCTTTCAATCAGAGCTCAGACCTTCTGAGACATCATAGAATTCACAGTGGAGAAAAACCTTACGTATGCATCAAATGTGGGAAATCTTTTAGGGGAAGCTCAGATCTTATTAGACACCATCGTattcatacaggagagaaaccctatgaatgccCTGAATGTGGGAAGGTCTTCAGTCGGAACGCACACCTTATCGGTCATCAAAGAATTCATACCAGAGAGAAACCCTTTGAATGTAGCAACTGTGGTAAGGCCTTCA ACTTGTCATCAGACCTTATTCAACATCATAGAATTCATACTGGAGGAAAGCCCT ACCATGAATGTAGTGAATGTGGTAAAACCTTCATTTATAACTCACATCTTGTTGTCCACCAGAGAGTTCAttctggagagaaaccctataagTGTAGTGACTGTGGGAAAACTTTCAAACAGAGCTCAAACCTCGGTcagcatcagagaattcatacaggagagaaacccttCGAATGTAAcgaatgtgggaaggccttcagGTGGGGTGCTCATCTGGTTCAGCATCAGAGGATTCACTCAGGAGAGAAGCCCTATGAGTGTAATGAGTGTGGGAAGGCCTTTAGTCAAAGCTCGTATCTCAGTCAGCATCGGAGAGTTCACAGTGGAGAGAGACCTTTTAtatgtaaagaatgtgggaaagcttATGGATGGTGCTCAGAACTCATTAGACATCGGAGAGTTCATGCCAGAAAAGAGCCTTCCCATTGA
- the ZNF232 gene encoding zinc finger protein 232 isoform X7 — MMMEPKEEEESCEYETRLPGNHSTSQEIFRQRFRHLRYQETPGPREALSQLRVLCCEWLRPEKHTKEQILEFLVLEQFLTILPEELQSWVPGPAHGPAQEEPWEKKESLGAAQEALSIRLQTKETQPFPKSEQVYLHFLSVVTEDGPEPKDKGSLPPPPITEAESQVFSENLATDTSTFEATSEGALQLQQRNPKAETLRWSPAQGKSFRQMVVTHKEIPTGKKDHECSECGKTFIYNSHLVVHQRVHSGEKPYKCSDCGKTFKQSSNLGQHQRIHTGEKPFECNECGKAFRWGAHLVQHQRIHSGEKPYECNECGKAFSQSSYLSQHRRVHSGERPFICKECGKAYGWCSELIRHRRVHARKEPSH, encoded by the exons ATGATGATGGAaccaaaggaagaggaagagtctTGTGAGTATGAGACCAGGCTACCTGGGAACCACTCTACCAGTCAAGAGATCTTCCGCCAACGCTTCAGGCATCTCCGCTACCAGGAGACTCCTGGTCCCCGGGAGGCCTTGAGCCAGCTACGGGTACTCTGCTGTGAGTGGCTAAGGCCAGAGAAACACACGAAGGAGCAGATCCTGGAGTTCCTGGTGCTGGAACAATTCTTGACCATCCTGCCTGAGGAGCTCCAGTCGTGG GTCCCAGGCCCTGCACATGGACCTGCACAGGAAGAGCCATGGGAGAAGAAGGAATCTCTGGGAGCAGCCCAGGAAGCACTGAGCATCCGGCTCCAGACTAAGGAGACCCAGCCTTTCCCAAAGAGTG AACAGGTGTATTTACATTTTCTGTCAGTTGTTACAGAAGATGGCCCAGAGCCCAAGGACAAAGGATCATTGCCACCACCACCCATTACTGAAGCGGAATCACAGGTGTTCTCAGAAAATCTTGCTACTGACACCTCTACATTTGAAGCTACCTCTGAGGGTGCCTTACAACTGCAGCAGAGAAATCCCAAAGCGGAGACACTGAGGTGGTCCCCTGCCCAGGGGAAAAGTTTCAGGCAGATGGTTGTCACCCATAAGGAAATTCCCACAGGGAAGAAAGACCATGAATGTAGTGAATGTGGTAAAACCTTCATTTATAACTCACATCTTGTTGTCCACCAGAGAGTTCAttctggagagaaaccctataagTGTAGTGACTGTGGGAAAACTTTCAAACAGAGCTCAAACCTCGGTcagcatcagagaattcatacaggagagaaacccttCGAATGTAAcgaatgtgggaaggccttcagGTGGGGTGCTCATCTGGTTCAGCATCAGAGGATTCACTCAGGAGAGAAGCCCTATGAGTGTAATGAGTGTGGGAAGGCCTTTAGTCAAAGCTCGTATCTCAGTCAGCATCGGAGAGTTCACAGTGGAGAGAGACCTTTTAtatgtaaagaatgtgggaaagcttATGGATGGTGCTCAGAACTCATTAGACATCGGAGAGTTCATGCCAGAAAAGAGCCTTCCCATTGA
- the LOC144335255 gene encoding uncharacterized protein LOC144335255 isoform X3, whose translation MPWRTLGIAVLAQVESEPYEKNQDSETIKVTEMKLTEPGFRIFFLDSFVGLRTGHPVYSAHCAQPLAGVCRCWQ comes from the exons ATGCCCTGGAGGACCCTGGGAATTGCAGTCCTTGCTCAGGTGGAGAGCGAGCCCT atgagaaaaatcaaGACTCAGAAACAATAAAAGTCACAGAGATGAAATTGACAGAGCCTGGATTTCG gatttttttccttgattCCTTCGTGGGACTCAGGACGGGGCACCCTGTTTACTCAGCCCACTGCGCTCAGCCTCTTGCAGGAGTGTGCAG
- the ZNF232 gene encoding zinc finger protein 232 isoform X2, producing MEPPGPVRGPLQYSSWYEPSAELVQTRTAVSLTAAETLALQGTRGQEKIMMMEPKEEEESCEYETRLPGNHSTSQEIFRQRFRHLRYQETPGPREALSQLRVLCCEWLRPEKHTKEQILEFLVLEQFLTILPEELQSWVRGHHPKSGEEAVTVLEDLEKGLEPEPQVPGPAHGPAQEEPWEKKESLGAAQEALSIRLQTKETQPFPKSEQVYLHFLSVVTEDGPEPKDKGSLPPPPITEAESQVFSENLATDTSTFEATSEGALQLQQRNPKAETLRWSPAQGKSFRQMVVTHKEIPTGKKDHECSECGKTFIYNSHLVVHQRVHSGEKPYKCSDCGKTFKQSSNLGQHQRIHTGEKPFECNECGKAFRWGAHLVQHQRIHSGEKPYECNECGKAFSQSSYLSQHRRVHSGERPFICKECGKAYGWCSELIRHRRVHARKEPSH from the exons ATGGAACCTCCTGGTCCTGTGAG GGGGCCCTTGCAATATTCCAGCTGGTATGAGCCTTCTGCAGAGCTAGTCCAGACTAGAACGGCTGTATCACTAACAGCAGCTGAAACTCTGGCCCTTCAGGGTACACGGGGACAAGAGAAGATTATGATGATGGAaccaaaggaagaggaagagtctTGTGAGTATGAGACCAGGCTACCTGGGAACCACTCTACCAGTCAAGAGATCTTCCGCCAACGCTTCAGGCATCTCCGCTACCAGGAGACTCCTGGTCCCCGGGAGGCCTTGAGCCAGCTACGGGTACTCTGCTGTGAGTGGCTAAGGCCAGAGAAACACACGAAGGAGCAGATCCTGGAGTTCCTGGTGCTGGAACAATTCTTGACCATCCTGCCTGAGGAGCTCCAGTCGTGGGTGCGGGGACATCACCCTAAGAGTGGAGAGGAGGCTGTGACTGTGCTGGAGGATTTAGAGAAAGGACTTGAACCAGAGCCGCAG GTCCCAGGCCCTGCACATGGACCTGCACAGGAAGAGCCATGGGAGAAGAAGGAATCTCTGGGAGCAGCCCAGGAAGCACTGAGCATCCGGCTCCAGACTAAGGAGACCCAGCCTTTCCCAAAGAGTG AACAGGTGTATTTACATTTTCTGTCAGTTGTTACAGAAGATGGCCCAGAGCCCAAGGACAAAGGATCATTGCCACCACCACCCATTACTGAAGCGGAATCACAGGTGTTCTCAGAAAATCTTGCTACTGACACCTCTACATTTGAAGCTACCTCTGAGGGTGCCTTACAACTGCAGCAGAGAAATCCCAAAGCGGAGACACTGAGGTGGTCCCCTGCCCAGGGGAAAAGTTTCAGGCAGATGGTTGTCACCCATAAGGAAATTCCCACAGGGAAGAAAGACCATGAATGTAGTGAATGTGGTAAAACCTTCATTTATAACTCACATCTTGTTGTCCACCAGAGAGTTCAttctggagagaaaccctataagTGTAGTGACTGTGGGAAAACTTTCAAACAGAGCTCAAACCTCGGTcagcatcagagaattcatacaggagagaaacccttCGAATGTAAcgaatgtgggaaggccttcagGTGGGGTGCTCATCTGGTTCAGCATCAGAGGATTCACTCAGGAGAGAAGCCCTATGAGTGTAATGAGTGTGGGAAGGCCTTTAGTCAAAGCTCGTATCTCAGTCAGCATCGGAGAGTTCACAGTGGAGAGAGACCTTTTAtatgtaaagaatgtgggaaagcttATGGATGGTGCTCAGAACTCATTAGACATCGGAGAGTTCATGCCAGAAAAGAGCCTTCCCATTGA
- the ZNF232 gene encoding zinc finger protein 232 isoform X5, with the protein MEPPGPVRGPLQYSSWYEPSAELVQTRTAVSLTAAETLALQGTRGQEKIMMMEPKEEEESCEYETRLPGNHSTSQEIFRQRFRHLRYQETPGPREALSQLRVLCCEWLRPEKHTKEQILEFLVLEQFLTILPEELQSWVPGPAHGPAQEEPWEKKESLGAAQEALSIRLQTKETQPFPKSEQVYLHFLSVVTEDGPEPKDKGSLPPPPITEAESQVFSENLATDTSTFEATSEGALQLQQRNPKAETLRWSPAQGKSFRQMVVTHKEIPTGKKDHECSECGKTFIYNSHLVVHQRVHSGEKPYKCSDCGKTFKQSSNLGQHQRIHTGEKPFECNECGKAFRWGAHLVQHQRIHSGEKPYECNECGKAFSQSSYLSQHRRVHSGERPFICKECGKAYGWCSELIRHRRVHARKEPSH; encoded by the exons ATGGAACCTCCTGGTCCTGTGAG GGGGCCCTTGCAATATTCCAGCTGGTATGAGCCTTCTGCAGAGCTAGTCCAGACTAGAACGGCTGTATCACTAACAGCAGCTGAAACTCTGGCCCTTCAGGGTACACGGGGACAAGAGAAGATTATGATGATGGAaccaaaggaagaggaagagtctTGTGAGTATGAGACCAGGCTACCTGGGAACCACTCTACCAGTCAAGAGATCTTCCGCCAACGCTTCAGGCATCTCCGCTACCAGGAGACTCCTGGTCCCCGGGAGGCCTTGAGCCAGCTACGGGTACTCTGCTGTGAGTGGCTAAGGCCAGAGAAACACACGAAGGAGCAGATCCTGGAGTTCCTGGTGCTGGAACAATTCTTGACCATCCTGCCTGAGGAGCTCCAGTCGTGG GTCCCAGGCCCTGCACATGGACCTGCACAGGAAGAGCCATGGGAGAAGAAGGAATCTCTGGGAGCAGCCCAGGAAGCACTGAGCATCCGGCTCCAGACTAAGGAGACCCAGCCTTTCCCAAAGAGTG AACAGGTGTATTTACATTTTCTGTCAGTTGTTACAGAAGATGGCCCAGAGCCCAAGGACAAAGGATCATTGCCACCACCACCCATTACTGAAGCGGAATCACAGGTGTTCTCAGAAAATCTTGCTACTGACACCTCTACATTTGAAGCTACCTCTGAGGGTGCCTTACAACTGCAGCAGAGAAATCCCAAAGCGGAGACACTGAGGTGGTCCCCTGCCCAGGGGAAAAGTTTCAGGCAGATGGTTGTCACCCATAAGGAAATTCCCACAGGGAAGAAAGACCATGAATGTAGTGAATGTGGTAAAACCTTCATTTATAACTCACATCTTGTTGTCCACCAGAGAGTTCAttctggagagaaaccctataagTGTAGTGACTGTGGGAAAACTTTCAAACAGAGCTCAAACCTCGGTcagcatcagagaattcatacaggagagaaacccttCGAATGTAAcgaatgtgggaaggccttcagGTGGGGTGCTCATCTGGTTCAGCATCAGAGGATTCACTCAGGAGAGAAGCCCTATGAGTGTAATGAGTGTGGGAAGGCCTTTAGTCAAAGCTCGTATCTCAGTCAGCATCGGAGAGTTCACAGTGGAGAGAGACCTTTTAtatgtaaagaatgtgggaaagcttATGGATGGTGCTCAGAACTCATTAGACATCGGAGAGTTCATGCCAGAAAAGAGCCTTCCCATTGA
- the ZNF232 gene encoding zinc finger protein 232 isoform X6 — protein sequence MMMEPKEEEESCEYETRLPGNHSTSQEIFRQRFRHLRYQETPGPREALSQLRVLCCEWLRPEKHTKEQILEFLVLEQFLTILPEELQSWVRGHHPKSGEEAVTVLEDLEKGLEPEPQVPGPAHGPAQEEPWEKKESLGAAQEALSIRLQTKETQPFPKSEQVYLHFLSVVTEDGPEPKDKGSLPPPPITEAESQVFSENLATDTSTFEATSEGALQLQQRNPKAETLRWSPAQGKSFRQMVVTHKEIPTGKKDHECSECGKTFIYNSHLVVHQRVHSGEKPYKCSDCGKTFKQSSNLGQHQRIHTGEKPFECNECGKAFRWGAHLVQHQRIHSGEKPYECNECGKAFSQSSYLSQHRRVHSGERPFICKECGKAYGWCSELIRHRRVHARKEPSH from the exons ATGATGATGGAaccaaaggaagaggaagagtctTGTGAGTATGAGACCAGGCTACCTGGGAACCACTCTACCAGTCAAGAGATCTTCCGCCAACGCTTCAGGCATCTCCGCTACCAGGAGACTCCTGGTCCCCGGGAGGCCTTGAGCCAGCTACGGGTACTCTGCTGTGAGTGGCTAAGGCCAGAGAAACACACGAAGGAGCAGATCCTGGAGTTCCTGGTGCTGGAACAATTCTTGACCATCCTGCCTGAGGAGCTCCAGTCGTGGGTGCGGGGACATCACCCTAAGAGTGGAGAGGAGGCTGTGACTGTGCTGGAGGATTTAGAGAAAGGACTTGAACCAGAGCCGCAG GTCCCAGGCCCTGCACATGGACCTGCACAGGAAGAGCCATGGGAGAAGAAGGAATCTCTGGGAGCAGCCCAGGAAGCACTGAGCATCCGGCTCCAGACTAAGGAGACCCAGCCTTTCCCAAAGAGTG AACAGGTGTATTTACATTTTCTGTCAGTTGTTACAGAAGATGGCCCAGAGCCCAAGGACAAAGGATCATTGCCACCACCACCCATTACTGAAGCGGAATCACAGGTGTTCTCAGAAAATCTTGCTACTGACACCTCTACATTTGAAGCTACCTCTGAGGGTGCCTTACAACTGCAGCAGAGAAATCCCAAAGCGGAGACACTGAGGTGGTCCCCTGCCCAGGGGAAAAGTTTCAGGCAGATGGTTGTCACCCATAAGGAAATTCCCACAGGGAAGAAAGACCATGAATGTAGTGAATGTGGTAAAACCTTCATTTATAACTCACATCTTGTTGTCCACCAGAGAGTTCAttctggagagaaaccctataagTGTAGTGACTGTGGGAAAACTTTCAAACAGAGCTCAAACCTCGGTcagcatcagagaattcatacaggagagaaacccttCGAATGTAAcgaatgtgggaaggccttcagGTGGGGTGCTCATCTGGTTCAGCATCAGAGGATTCACTCAGGAGAGAAGCCCTATGAGTGTAATGAGTGTGGGAAGGCCTTTAGTCAAAGCTCGTATCTCAGTCAGCATCGGAGAGTTCACAGTGGAGAGAGACCTTTTAtatgtaaagaatgtgggaaagcttATGGATGGTGCTCAGAACTCATTAGACATCGGAGAGTTCATGCCAGAAAAGAGCCTTCCCATTGA
- the ZNF232 gene encoding zinc finger protein 232 isoform X3 — MEPPGPVRGPLQYSSWYEPSAELVQTRTAVSLTAAETLALQGTRGQEKIMMMEPKEEEESCEYETRLPGNHSTSQEIFRQRFRHLRYQETPGPREALSQLRVLCCEWLRPEKHTKEQILEFLVLEQFLTILPEELQSWVRGHHPKSGEEAVTVLEDLEKGLEPEPQVPGPAHGPAQEEPWEKKESLGAAQEALSIRLQTKETQPFPKSVVTEDGPEPKDKGSLPPPPITEAESQVFSENLATDTSTFEATSEGALQLQQRNPKAETLRWSPAQGKSFRQMVVTHKEIPTGKKDHECSECGKTFIYNSHLVVHQRVHSGEKPYKCSDCGKTFKQSSNLGQHQRIHTGEKPFECNECGKAFRWGAHLVQHQRIHSGEKPYECNECGKAFSQSSYLSQHRRVHSGERPFICKECGKAYGWCSELIRHRRVHARKEPSH; from the exons ATGGAACCTCCTGGTCCTGTGAG GGGGCCCTTGCAATATTCCAGCTGGTATGAGCCTTCTGCAGAGCTAGTCCAGACTAGAACGGCTGTATCACTAACAGCAGCTGAAACTCTGGCCCTTCAGGGTACACGGGGACAAGAGAAGATTATGATGATGGAaccaaaggaagaggaagagtctTGTGAGTATGAGACCAGGCTACCTGGGAACCACTCTACCAGTCAAGAGATCTTCCGCCAACGCTTCAGGCATCTCCGCTACCAGGAGACTCCTGGTCCCCGGGAGGCCTTGAGCCAGCTACGGGTACTCTGCTGTGAGTGGCTAAGGCCAGAGAAACACACGAAGGAGCAGATCCTGGAGTTCCTGGTGCTGGAACAATTCTTGACCATCCTGCCTGAGGAGCTCCAGTCGTGGGTGCGGGGACATCACCCTAAGAGTGGAGAGGAGGCTGTGACTGTGCTGGAGGATTTAGAGAAAGGACTTGAACCAGAGCCGCAG GTCCCAGGCCCTGCACATGGACCTGCACAGGAAGAGCCATGGGAGAAGAAGGAATCTCTGGGAGCAGCCCAGGAAGCACTGAGCATCCGGCTCCAGACTAAGGAGACCCAGCCTTTCCCAAAGAGTG TTGTTACAGAAGATGGCCCAGAGCCCAAGGACAAAGGATCATTGCCACCACCACCCATTACTGAAGCGGAATCACAGGTGTTCTCAGAAAATCTTGCTACTGACACCTCTACATTTGAAGCTACCTCTGAGGGTGCCTTACAACTGCAGCAGAGAAATCCCAAAGCGGAGACACTGAGGTGGTCCCCTGCCCAGGGGAAAAGTTTCAGGCAGATGGTTGTCACCCATAAGGAAATTCCCACAGGGAAGAAAGACCATGAATGTAGTGAATGTGGTAAAACCTTCATTTATAACTCACATCTTGTTGTCCACCAGAGAGTTCAttctggagagaaaccctataagTGTAGTGACTGTGGGAAAACTTTCAAACAGAGCTCAAACCTCGGTcagcatcagagaattcatacaggagagaaacccttCGAATGTAAcgaatgtgggaaggccttcagGTGGGGTGCTCATCTGGTTCAGCATCAGAGGATTCACTCAGGAGAGAAGCCCTATGAGTGTAATGAGTGTGGGAAGGCCTTTAGTCAAAGCTCGTATCTCAGTCAGCATCGGAGAGTTCACAGTGGAGAGAGACCTTTTAtatgtaaagaatgtgggaaagcttATGGATGGTGCTCAGAACTCATTAGACATCGGAGAGTTCATGCCAGAAAAGAGCCTTCCCATTGA